The Pseudomonas parafulva genome includes a window with the following:
- a CDS encoding 2-hydroxyacid dehydrogenase, translating into MKKRIVLYKALSHDLLARLQAAAEVTTVDLARPDGMARLRDALPGAHGLLGASLRLDASLLDLAPELEVISSVSVGVDNYDITDLDRRGIVLTNTPDVLTETTADTGFALILATARRVVELANWVRDGHWQSSLGPAQFGSDVHGKTLGIVGMGRIGEALARRAAAGFGMQVIYHSQRPKPDVEARYGARRVALDALLAQADFVCLTVPLSAATEGLIGRKELALMKPAAILINISRGRVVDEQALIDALETRRIRGAGLDVFVQEPLAVDSPLLRLANVVATPHIGSATEDTRQAMARCAVDNMLAALAGRRPANAVNG; encoded by the coding sequence ATGAAAAAACGCATCGTGTTGTACAAGGCGTTGTCCCACGACTTGCTCGCGCGCCTTCAGGCCGCGGCAGAGGTCACCACCGTCGACCTGGCCCGCCCCGATGGGATGGCCCGCTTGCGTGATGCGCTGCCCGGCGCCCACGGCCTGCTAGGCGCCAGTTTGCGCCTGGATGCCAGCCTGCTCGACCTGGCGCCCGAGCTTGAGGTCATTTCCAGTGTGTCGGTGGGTGTGGACAACTACGACATCACCGACCTTGATCGACGCGGCATCGTGCTCACGAATACGCCCGATGTGTTGACCGAAACCACGGCCGACACTGGCTTCGCACTGATCCTGGCCACGGCCAGGCGGGTGGTGGAACTGGCCAACTGGGTGCGCGATGGTCATTGGCAATCAAGCCTTGGCCCTGCGCAGTTCGGCAGCGACGTACACGGCAAGACGCTGGGCATCGTCGGCATGGGGCGTATCGGCGAAGCACTGGCGCGGCGGGCGGCCGCGGGTTTCGGCATGCAGGTGATCTACCACAGCCAGCGACCCAAGCCTGACGTCGAGGCCCGCTACGGGGCCAGACGCGTTGCGCTGGACGCGCTATTGGCGCAGGCAGATTTCGTCTGCCTCACCGTCCCGTTGAGCGCAGCTACCGAGGGGCTGATCGGGCGCAAGGAACTGGCGCTTATGAAACCTGCGGCCATCCTGATCAATATCTCCCGAGGGCGTGTCGTGGACGAACAGGCGCTGATCGATGCCCTCGAAACACGGCGCATCCGCGGCGCGGGCCTGGATGTGTTCGTTCAGGAGCCATTGGCGGTCGACTCGCCTTTGCTGCGGCTGGCTAACGTGGTGGCTACCCCGCACATAGGTTCGGCCACCGAAGACACCCGGCAAGCGATGGCGCGTTGCGCCGTGGACAACATGCTCGCCGCGCTAGCGGGTAGACGCCCAGCCAACGCGGTCAACGGCTGA
- a CDS encoding endonuclease — MKSLRYALHLLLILSSPAWANPPSTFAEAKVVAKQQVYMDQDKSAMGELYCGCQWTWVGKSGGRIDAASCGYQTRKQQNRAERTEWEHIVPAHTFGNQRQCWKNGGREHCVDSDPVFRAMEADLFNLYPAVGEVNGDRSNFNYGMVSGNQGEYGQCTTKVDFAQRAAEPRDEVKGLVARTTFYMFDRYRLNMSRQQQQLLMAWDRQHPVSAWEKERDRRISAIMGHANPFVTGERKWTLNYTPTGDGVQPALAAPARTTVASQAPVGAVLGNRNSHVYHLSVGCPGYHQVAPKNQVAFATEVEAQAAGYRKAGNCR, encoded by the coding sequence ATGAAATCATTGCGTTACGCCCTTCATCTACTTCTGATTCTAAGTAGCCCTGCCTGGGCAAACCCGCCCTCCACTTTTGCTGAAGCCAAGGTCGTGGCCAAGCAGCAGGTCTACATGGACCAGGACAAGAGCGCCATGGGCGAGCTGTATTGCGGCTGCCAGTGGACATGGGTAGGCAAGTCAGGCGGACGGATCGACGCGGCTTCGTGTGGCTACCAGACCCGCAAACAGCAAAACCGCGCCGAGCGCACCGAGTGGGAGCACATCGTGCCGGCCCATACCTTCGGCAACCAACGCCAGTGCTGGAAAAACGGCGGCCGGGAGCACTGTGTGGACAGCGACCCGGTATTCCGCGCCATGGAGGCCGACCTCTTCAACCTCTACCCTGCCGTGGGTGAGGTCAACGGTGACCGCAGCAATTTCAACTACGGCATGGTCAGTGGCAACCAGGGCGAATATGGCCAGTGCACGACCAAGGTGGATTTTGCCCAGCGCGCGGCCGAGCCCAGAGATGAAGTCAAGGGCCTGGTCGCCCGTACCACGTTCTACATGTTCGATCGCTACCGCCTGAACATGTCTCGCCAACAGCAACAGCTGCTGATGGCATGGGACCGCCAGCACCCCGTTTCAGCCTGGGAAAAAGAGCGCGACAGACGCATTTCCGCCATCATGGGCCACGCCAACCCGTTCGTCACGGGCGAACGCAAGTGGACCCTGAACTACACCCCAACGGGCGATGGCGTGCAGCCAGCGCTGGCGGCGCCTGCCCGTACCACCGTAGCAAGCCAAGCCCCCGTGGGCGCCGTACTGGGCAACCGCAACAGCCACGTGTATCACTTGTCTGTCGGGTGCCCGGGCTATCACCAGGTCGCGCCCAAGAACCAGGTCGCCTTCGCGACCGAGGTAGAAGCCCAGGCAGCGGGCTACCGCAAAGCCGGCAACTGCCGCTGA
- a CDS encoding aldo/keto reductase: MQYVKLGTTGLDISRLCLGCMTFGEPDAGTHPWTLGEDASRPIIRHAVEQGINFFDTANSYSAGTSEVILGKLLKEFTRRDETVIATKVFYPANMWQGASRPNEQGLSRKAIMTSIDASLSRLGTDYVDLYQIHRWDYTTPIEETMEALNDVVRAGKARYIGASSMYAWQFAKAQQVATSNGWSRFVSMQNFLNLLYREEEREMIPLCLDQGVGLMPWSPMARGRLTRPNGQQTERTRTDLSGQSFFEKTEAQDGRVIDVVEQIAQERGVPMAQVALAWVLGKQGVSSPIVGASKPAHLDDALAAIDLRLTAEETARLEAPYVPHAVTGFK, encoded by the coding sequence ATGCAATACGTGAAATTGGGTACCACCGGGTTGGACATTTCCAGGTTGTGCCTGGGCTGCATGACCTTCGGCGAGCCGGATGCCGGCACGCACCCCTGGACACTGGGCGAAGACGCGAGCAGGCCCATCATTCGCCATGCCGTCGAGCAGGGCATCAACTTTTTCGACACGGCCAATAGCTATTCCGCGGGCACCTCAGAGGTGATCCTCGGCAAACTGCTCAAGGAATTCACCCGGCGTGACGAGACGGTGATCGCCACCAAGGTTTTCTACCCGGCCAACATGTGGCAGGGCGCCAGCCGTCCCAATGAGCAAGGGTTGTCGCGCAAGGCGATCATGACCAGTATCGACGCCAGCCTGTCGCGTTTGGGCACCGACTACGTCGACCTGTACCAGATCCACCGCTGGGACTACACCACTCCCATCGAAGAAACCATGGAAGCGCTCAATGACGTGGTCAGGGCGGGCAAGGCCCGCTATATCGGCGCTTCGTCGATGTATGCCTGGCAATTTGCCAAGGCGCAGCAGGTGGCCACCAGCAACGGCTGGAGCCGTTTCGTGTCGATGCAGAACTTTTTGAACCTGCTGTACCGTGAAGAAGAGCGCGAAATGATTCCCCTGTGCCTGGATCAGGGCGTCGGGCTCATGCCCTGGAGCCCCATGGCACGTGGTCGCCTGACCCGCCCCAACGGGCAGCAGACCGAACGGACCCGCACCGATCTGTCCGGGCAGTCATTCTTCGAGAAAACCGAGGCGCAAGACGGACGCGTCATCGACGTGGTCGAACAGATTGCCCAGGAGCGTGGCGTGCCGATGGCCCAAGTGGCGCTTGCCTGGGTACTGGGCAAGCAAGGGGTCAGCTCGCCCATCGTCGGTGCGTCCAAGCCCGCGCACCTGGACGACGCCTTGGCCGCCATCGACCTGCGCCTGACGGCTGAGGAGACCGCTCGACTCGAGGCACCCTACGTGCCCCATGCAGTCACGGGTTTCAAATAG
- a CDS encoding LysR family transcriptional regulator, which produces MFDWEDLRHFSTFCATGSLSAAARVLSVDHATVARRIASLEASLNLKLVDRRARAYVLTEDGERVGELAGQMAASSFALEHFASAGQQTVEGEVILSAPPALLGSIIARRLGDLYKHYPQLRLRLVGSKSRASLARREADISIVLSRPTEPTLVVSLLGHLDYRLYASADYQASGSARRYIGYDASQAHSPQQQWLNRQAGEQPFALLSNDLRIQAQACAGSIGIACLPAFMAHEHGLTVAGQPEQTISIEIWLAVHEDVRATPRIKAVTDFLHQQIKPLLRL; this is translated from the coding sequence ATGTTCGATTGGGAAGACTTACGCCATTTCTCGACCTTCTGCGCGACCGGGTCGCTGTCTGCCGCCGCCAGGGTACTGTCAGTCGACCACGCTACCGTCGCTCGGCGGATCGCATCTCTCGAGGCTTCGCTCAACCTGAAGCTGGTCGACCGCCGCGCACGGGCCTATGTGCTCACCGAGGATGGCGAGCGCGTGGGCGAGTTGGCCGGTCAGATGGCCGCATCGTCCTTCGCCCTCGAACACTTTGCCAGCGCCGGTCAACAAACGGTAGAAGGTGAAGTGATCCTCTCGGCACCGCCCGCCTTGCTGGGCAGCATCATCGCAAGGCGCCTGGGGGATCTTTACAAGCACTACCCCCAACTGCGCCTGCGGCTGGTGGGCAGCAAATCTCGGGCATCCCTGGCCAGGCGCGAGGCCGACATCAGCATCGTCCTGTCACGGCCCACCGAGCCGACCCTGGTGGTCAGCCTGCTCGGGCACCTGGACTATCGTTTGTATGCCAGTGCCGATTACCAAGCCAGCGGTTCGGCACGCCGGTACATTGGTTATGACGCCTCCCAGGCCCATTCACCGCAGCAACAGTGGCTCAACCGCCAGGCGGGCGAGCAACCCTTCGCCTTGCTGAGCAACGACTTGCGCATCCAGGCCCAGGCCTGTGCCGGAAGTATAGGCATCGCTTGCCTGCCCGCCTTCATGGCCCATGAGCACGGGTTGACCGTGGCTGGCCAGCCTGAGCAGACCATCAGCATCGAGATCTGGCTGGCGGTGCATGAAGACGTGCGCGCCACGCCGCGGATAAAGGCAGTGACCGATTTCCTGCACCAGCAGATCAAGCCCCTGTTGCGCTTGTGA